In Mytilus trossulus isolate FHL-02 chromosome 6, PNRI_Mtr1.1.1.hap1, whole genome shotgun sequence, a single window of DNA contains:
- the LOC134720576 gene encoding testis-specific chromodomain protein Y 1-like, which translates to MEAAIFKQMRHLSTINPMAENEVYEVENILEQREVDGQLQFFVKWKNFNEDWNTWEPVDNLLECFNLILEFQEKHHDTTKTNVEKSKLARKEALKIVKKAKRLNSGSDNIKKALLKHAAIVNNEDVSLNLSVDTSVLTSTPFKKSPKSPKSPKSPKSPTQSPKCSPQPRKLEEGVSTPITTTKRTPKKPSKLEEYFDPSKMFIKSSSKILSNGVQSSKVNSPSVLRTLLTTSLPIPTKQSKINSPCMHASVKLKKCTVSSVTLNSSKTTDALQSDKESEQIIQNKSDSSQNATKIKRKYTKRSDQELLGGNKKKTSKVGTKVKSTSLKNNLKKSLGGKTIKTSDKNFKMKKTGNLLVVKMRPAIKKEKKSELSASSQSECSEPETKDITLQDINNSAAQEKVHTENQASQGEKKIVKKKIVSLKIKKEKLNKEGKKKEKKIKTKDPTDGKKIKKQNMNEGKKVKVKKKNNEEGKKEIKVKGVKRKLEDCIEIIDTESDDDVQVKFSLSPKSKKAKTDNSPKRPENEKKMESPSKIIKEMGKKTLQVKVRPMETSSSHMKKMRLIDAVKPHTGASKSAIVRPVSPTPVFTSVKPIMSTTHARPMVAMDALCADVPAGYHYVPAMIPISPSSMSYKMLLDSLPFQFHTKKSNKKREEEMMREDDVERRMSVRQSECAYRYKEIVVKKCNRYTQIWLNTHSKLKNCLNPQVIQEVVSALNSAKYDDSNLVMFSGLGNVFCSGIDLTYLISNSMDRKMAARKMVDALRDFMKALITFPKPLIAVVTGAAIGLGMTMLPLCDIVYASDKASFHLPYSQLSQTPEGCASFLLPTTVGMAMANELLIGGRKITAIEACQLGLVSQVFWPTSIMQEVIPRIENMALQSGKALETTKLLIRSHQRTKIELTNESECNLLLERWPSTECQKAIENYLNNDNNFCI; encoded by the exons ATGGAGGCAGCCATTTTCAAACAAATGCGCCACCTATCGACCATAAACCCAATGGCGGAAAACGAAGTTTacgag gtGGAAAACATATTGGAACAGAGAGAGGTTGATGGACAACTGCAGTTTTTTGTCAAGTGGAAGAATTTCAATGAAGACTGGAATACCTGGGAACCAGTAGACAATTTGTTGGAATGTTTTAACTTAATCCTTGAATTTCAGGAAAAGCATCATGATACTaccaaaacaaatgttgaaaagTCTAAACTTGCTAGAAAAGAGGCATTAAAGATTGTGAAGAAAGCTAAGCGATTGAATTCTGGAAGTGATAATATCAAGAAAGCTTTACTGAAGCATGCAGCTATTGTAAACAATGAAGATGTAAGCCTTAACCTATCAGTGGACACAAGTGTGCTTACATCTACACCATTTAAGAAGTCACCAAAATCACCTAAATCACCAAAATCACCAAAATCACCAACACAATCACCAAAATGTTCACCTCAACCCAGAAAGTTGGAAGAAGGGGTATCTACACCTATTACTACAACCAAAAGGACTCCAAAGAAACCATCAAAACTGGAAGAATATTTTGATCcatcaaaaatgtttattaaaagtTCTAGTAAAATATTGTCGAATGGTGTTCAGAGTTCAAAGGTTAACTCTCCAAGTGTTTTAAGAACTTTACTTACCACTAGCCTCCCTATTCCtacaaaacaaagtaaaattaaCAGTCCTTGTATGCATGCTAGTGTAAAACTTAAGAAATGCACAGTGAGTTCAGTGACATTAAACAGCAGCAAAACCACAGATGCGTTGCAAAGTGACAAAGAAAGTGAACAAATAATTCAGAATAAATCTGATAGCTCTCAGAAtgctacaaaaataaaaagaaaatacaccaAAAGGTCTGATCAGGAATTACTGGGaggaaataaaaagaaaacctCTAAAGTTGGAACCAAAGTTAAGAGTACAAGTTTGAAGAATAATCTTAAGAAATCACTAGGAGGTAAAACTATAAAGACATctgataaaaactttaaaatgaagaaaactgGGAATTTGTTGGTAGTTAAAATGAGACCAGCTATTAAGAAGGAAAAGAAAAGCGAATTAAGTGCATCAAGTCAGAGTGAGTGTTCTGAACCTGAAACAAAAGACATAACTTTACAAGATATTAATAACAGTGCAGCACAGGAAAAGGTCCATACAGAGAATCAGGCTTCTCAAGGAGAGAAGAAaattgtgaagaaaaaaattgtatcattgaaaataaagaaagaaaagttAAACAAAGAAGGcaaaaagaaagagaaaaaaatcaaaacaaaagatCCGACAGatgggaaaaaaataaagaaacaaaacatgaatgaagggaaaaaagtgaaagtgaaaaagaaaaacaatgaagaaggaaagaaagaaataaaagtaaaaggaGTAAAGAGAAAGCTGGAAGATTGTATTGAAATCATTGACACTGAGTCTGATGATGATGTACAAGTCAAATTCTCTTTATCTCCAAAATCTAAGAAAGCTAAAACTGATAATTCACCAAAAAGACCTGAAAATGAGAAAAAGATGGAAAGTCCTAGcaagataataaaagagatggGTAAAAAGACTCTGCAGGTGAAAGTTCGTCCAATGGAGACGTCATCATCTCATATGAAGAAGATGAGATTGATTGATGCAGTAAAACCTCACACTGGAGCCTCGAAATCAG CAATTGTCAGACCAGTATCACCAACTCCTGTGTTCACCTCAGTCAAGCCCATTATGTCTACTACACATGCTCGACCCATGGTTGCTATGGATGCACTTTGTGCCGATGTACCAGCAGGGTATCACTATGTACCTGCTATGATCCCTATTAGTCCTTCATCAATGTCATACAAAATGTTACTGGATAGTCTCCCTTTCCAGTTCCACACAAAGAAGTCCAACAAGAAACGAGAAGAAGAAATGATGCGTGAAGATGATGTGGAACGAAGAATGAGTGTCAGACAAAGTGAATGTGCCTATCGATATAAAGAAATTGTTGTGAAAAAGTGTAACCGCTACACACAGATCTGGTTAAATACAcattcaaagttaaaaaattgTCTTAATCCTCAG GTAATACAAGAAGTGGTGTCAGCTTTGAACTCAGCGAAGTATGACGATAGTAATCTAGTCATGTTCAGTGGTCTAGGGAATGTGTTCTGTAGTGGTATTGATCTCACTTACTTGATCTCAAACTCAATGGATAGGAAAATGGCAGCAAGAAAAATGGTGGATGCTCTCAG GGATTTCATGAAAGCTCTCATCACCTTTCCAAAACCTTTGATAGCAGTAGTGACGGGAGCCGCCATAGGTCTGGGGATGACAATGCTCCCGTTATGTGACATCGTTTATGCCAGTGATAAAGCTTCATTCCATCTACCATACTCGCAGCTGTCACAAACACCAGAAGGATGTGCATCATTTCTCTTACCTACCACGGTGGGAATGGCCATG GCTAATGAATTACTGATTGGAGGAAGGAAGATCACAGCTATTGAGGCCTGTCAACTTGGTCTGGTATCACAGGTGTTCTGGCCTACCAGTATCATGCAAGAAGTCATACCCAGAATAGAAAACATGGCCCTGCAGTCAGGCAAG GCTTTAGAGACAACAAAATTATTGATTCGAAGTCACCAGAGAACAAAAATAGAACTAACCAATGAATCAGAGTGTAATCTATTATTAGAGAGATGGCCGTCAACGGAATGTCAGAAGGCAATAGAAAATTATCTGAACAATGATAACAACTTCTGTATATGA